The genomic interval CGACAATATCGGCGATATAGCGGATCAACTCATCCGAGTCGATGTCTTTGAGCAGATAGGCAGCGGCCCCCGCCCGGTGGGCGGCATCCTTTTCCCACTCTGTGGGATACGACGTCAGGACGATCACCTGAGGCGGGTCGGGCAGATGCGCTAATTGGCGCAGCAGTTCGATTCCCATGCCATCCGTGCGCTTGATTTCCAGCAGGACGACATCGGGATGATCGTTGGTCGCAGCCTCGATCACACGCTCAAC from Anaerolineales bacterium carries:
- a CDS encoding response regulator, with translation MNSAVVYIVDEHEPVRGALAERLGRAQGIAILGHSGEVERVIEAATNDHPDVVLLEIKRTDGMGIELLRQLAHLPDPPQVIVLTSYPTEWEKDAAHRAGAAAYLLKDIDSDELIRYIADIVG